The window ACTAATGACATCGGCAATGTCTCCGTTCGTAATCCACAGTTTCGAGCCATTTAGGATGAAGTAATTGCCATCACGAATTGCTCTTGTTTGAATCGCCGCGGCGTCCGAACCAGCATTGGGTTCTGTCAGGGCAAATGCCGCGATCTTTTCGCCGCGGGCCAGAGGGACGAGGTACTTCTGCTTCTGCTCCTCAGTGCCATCCAAATAGATGGCCATAGCCCCAATGCCGGTGTGCGCACCAATAATGGTCGCCGTGGAGCCACATACCTTATTCATTTCCTCCATGAGAATGCAATAGCCAATCTCACCTGCACCTGCCCCACCGTATTTCTGCGGAAATGGAACTCCCATAAGTCCCAGCTTGGCTGCCTTCTTGATGATTTCGAACGGAACCCGTTCATCACGATCGATCTCTTCAGCGAGAGGCGCCACCTCTTTCTCCGCAAATTCCCTGATCATACGGCGGAGCAATTCATACTCCTTGGGGAACGTAAAGTCCATTGCTTCCTCCTTCATTCGATTCTTTACTATTCTTTTAGTTGCCTTTTGATGACCTTGCCAGCAGCATCTTTGGGCAACTCAGTGCGGAATTCGATATACCGCGGATATTTGTATGCTGCCATCTGCCCGCGTGCATATTCGATGATTTCCTCAGCATCTACTGCTTCGTCCGGCTCGAGCACTACAAAAGCCTTGATTTCCTCTCCCATGACTTCATCGGGAATGCCAACGACAGCAACCTCAGCGATCGCCGGGTGAGCAAGCAGCACGTCCTCTACTTCACGGGGATAGATATTGAGTCCACCGCGCTTGATTAGATCCTTCTTTCGGCCTACTATGTGGAAGTAACCATCTTCATCCCTACGTCCCAGATCACCGGTATGAAACCACCCACCGCGCATAGCTTCTGCGGTCAGCCCTGGCCGTTTGTAATAGCCCTTCATTACGTTGTGTCCACGGATCACGATTTCCCCCACTGTACCCGGTGGTACTTCGTGGTCATTTTCATCCACGATCCTCATCTGTACACCATAGATGGGTTGCCCGATAGAGCCAGGACGTGGGGGCTTATCCGTGGGATTAAACGACGCGACGGGCGAGGTTTCTGATAGACCATAGCCTTCGAAAATCGGCAAGCCGTATCTCTCCCCAAATGCGCGCATCAAATCCACCGGCAATGCTGCCCCACCTGAGCAGCAGAGACGCAATGAGCTCCAATCGTATCTCTCAGCCCTCGGATAGTGTTGCAGATACCAGTACATAGTCGGTACACCCAACAGTAGGGTGACACGGTCGCGCTGGATAGTCTGCAAAACCTTGTCCGTATCGAAGCGAGCCAGCAGAGTGAGCGTGCCACCTGCATACAATGTGGCGTTCATCACACAGGTTTGCCCAAAGGCGTGGAATAGGGGCAGCACTGCCAGTGAGATATCCTGTGGAGTGATCTTGCACAGCCGATCCGCAGTGAGCGCAGCGTTATAGAACATGTTAAAGTGGGTTAGTTCTGCACCTCTGGGATATCCCATAGCTCCTGCGGTGTACAGGATAACCGCAGTGTCATCTGACCTTGTCTGGACCGTATCGAAGTCAGGCTGGCCGCTCTCCAATAGATCGGCAAAGCGTTTCCAGCCAGGCGGCGCCTGCTTGCCCACAACGATCAAATGGCGGCAGGCTTCTACTCGCTTAAGCGCCTGTTGAGCTTCTGGCAACAATGTTTCTTCTACGATCAACGCCACCGCGTCGGAATCTTCCAACTGATAGGCAATTTCAGCCGCTTTGAACAGGGTGTTCAAAGGGACGACACAGCCACCAGTTTTCAATGCCCCGAAGTAGGCTATGATGAACTCAGGGACATTTGGTAGCATAATAGCTACCTTATCCCCTGGACGCACCCCGAGCTGTGCCAGTCCAGCAGCACAACGATTCGCCGCTTCGTTGAGCTGCCCGTAGCTCATGCGGTAGCCATTGGAAATGAGCGCAGTATGTTGAGGCCGGCTGAAAGCCCCAGTCTCGAGCACAGTTGTCAGATTTAGACTCATATCATAATCTAGTAGCGAATGATAAGTGACAAGTAGGAGTGACGAGAACGAGTGCAGCAGAGAGTCGCTAACAGCGGGCAAGCACGCGGATCACTCGTTGCTCGTCACTCGTTACACATCAATTTATCTATCTTGGAACCTGGGTTGCCGTTTTTCCAGGAATGCGGTGACTCCTTCGTAGCCATCATGGGTGGCGCACAATGCTACGAACTTCTCCTCCTCCATCTTGAGGGCCTCAAGCAGGCTTACCTCCATGCCATGGTTAATGGCTTCCAAGATGGCCGCAGTAGCCAGCCCGCTCTTGGAGATGATCTTTTTGGCCAAATCCTGGGCTGTCTTGACCACCTGGCCGGCAGGTACTACTTTGTTCACTAAGCCGAGGCGTGCTGCTTCTTGAGCGGGGATCATATCGCCCGTCAGAATCAACTCGATTGCCTTGCCTCTGCCAACTAGGCGCGGGAGCCTTGCTGTCCCACCCCAGGCGGGCAGTAACCCCAGGTTGACCTCTGGCTGGCCAAAGCGCGCCGTATCGGATGCGATGCGCATGTGGCAGGCCATGGCCAATTCCATGCCTCCGCCAAGGCAGACGGCGTTGATAGCAGCGATGACGGGCTTGGTGCTCTTCTCAATGCGGTTGAAGAGTTGCTGCCCCTTGACTATCAAATCCCTCTTCACTTCATGCCCTGCCCGGGCCAGATCGATTTGTGCTTTGATCTCGTTGATATCTGCCCCGGCCACGAAGGCGAACTGCCCGGCGCCCGTAATAATGATGGCCTTGACCTCGGGATTGTTGTAAACCTCCTCGAAAGCACTAGCCAGATCATTCACGGTCTGCTCATTGAAAGCATTCGCCGGAGGATGATCAATGGTGAGGGTAGCAATGCGCTCCTCTACCGAAACCTTGACATACTGGCGATCTGCCATTTGACATACTCCTTTCTTCAGTGATTTGAATTGCGATAGGAGCGGAGGGGCACGAGAAACGATCGCATGCCCTTCTCCGCTCACTGCTATGTTGTATACTCGAAGAACCCCTTGCCGACTTTCTTGCCGAGATGTCCGGCCCGTACTTTCGTCTTGAGCAAACGCGCTGGGCGGAAACGATTGCCAAACTTTTCCTGTAGCCTCTGCAATTCGGAAAGCACCACATCTAGCCCCAACACATCCGCGAGCTGCAAAGGTCCCATGCGCTCTTCGCCGTACTTCATGCCCGTGCCGGCAATCATGGCCATGTCGATCTTGTCAGGTGGAGCGATATTCTCGGTCACACATTGCACTGCTTCATTAATCAGTGGCATCATCAGACGCTGCCAACTGAATTCAGTGCCTTTCTGTACTTTGCCCTCATCCTGCAGTTTCTTGATCATGGCCCTGACTGGTTCATCCGTTTGGTCTCCGTATCCGTAGAAGCCGGCGCCTGCTTTCTCCCCGAGCCGACCAGCTTCGAACATCATCTGGAATAGCGGTGGTATCTCTACACCGTATTCCTCGCCCAGGTACCTGGCCGTATGGTAGACCACGTCAATGCCCAACATGTCCATCAGAGTAAAGGGCCCCATTGGCCAGCCAAACTGAACCATAGTCTCGTCAATCTCGCGTGCTGTCGCAGCTCCTTCCTGAAGCGCGAACGTAGCCTCACCAAGATAGGGCATCAGCAGACGATTTACCAAAAAACCAGGGCACTCCTGCACCACCACTGGGATCTTGCGCAGCGACTCGGTGAACATGACCACATCGTCAATCGTTTCCTGTGAGGTATCCAGTCCCGGGATGATCTCGACCAGTTTCATCACATGCGCTGGGCTGAAAAAGTGCATCCCGATCATCTTCTGTGGCCGTTTGGTCGCGGCACCCATCTCAGAAATGGACAGGGCAGAGGTATTCGAGGCAAAGATTGTATGTTCGGGACAGACCGCATCCAACTCAGCCCAGACCTTCTTCTTAAGGCTCATGACCTCGGGCACGGCCTCGATAACGATGTCTACATCGGAGAATTCATCATACGAGAGCGTAGGGGTTACCAGGCTGACTTTCTCCTGCATCTCGCCTGCACTCATCTTACCACTGTCCACGCGTCGTTGATAGATGCTCCGCAATTGCTCCATACCCTTATCCAGCATCTTCTGGTCCACATCTTTCAATACCACTGGCAGGCCAGAATAGGTGATGACTTGAGCAATGCCAGCACCCATGAAACCTGCCCCAACCACTGCAGCTTTAAAAATATACATTGGCTCTCCTCCTTTCAAGTTATTCTGAAAAAGCCAGGTGCGTACGAGAAACGCCCTGTTTTGGCTTCTTTGTTCACTTCCTCTCTAGCACAATGGCAGCACCTTGCCCGCCACCAACGCACTCTGTGGCCAGACCCAATGACAAGCCGCGTTTCTGCATTTCATACAACAAGGTGACCACAATGCGCGTTCCAGAGCAGCCGACCGGGTGACCGAGGGCGATAGCCCCGCCATTGACGTTCACCTTATCCCAATTCCAACCATATTGGGCCAATTCTTTTCCCACTGACAGGACTTGGGCGGCGAAAGCTTCGTTCAGTTCAATTAGCTCCATGTCTGTCAGTTTCAGACCTGCTTTCTTCAATGCCTTGGGCACAGCGTATGCCGGCCCGATGCCCATGATAGCCGGATCTACGCCAGCATAGGCATAACCCCGAATATAGGCCATGGGCTCCAGTCCCAACTCCTTCGCCTTATCCGCGGTCATCACGAGACAAGCCGCAGCCCCATCAGAAATGGGACAAGCATTGGCTGGAGTTACTGTGCCTCCCTCTTTAAATACCGCAGGGTACAAAGCAGCCTTTTGTACTGTGAGCCCAGGATTGATGCATTCATCTTGGGTAATCAGCTCAGAAGCCACTTCCTGTCCTGCAACCTTCTTTTTCACCTCTACCGGCACGATCTCATCTTTGAACCTGCCCGTGCGCGTGGCCATGAAAGCCTTTTTGTGCGACTGGACCGCGTATTCGTCTTGCTCCTGGCGGGAGATATGATACATTTCGGCCAGGTTCTCAGCGGTGCGGCCCATGATCTGGTTACAGATGGGATCCGTAAGCCCCTCCCACAAGGAATCGATGAATGTGGTATGACGCAGTTTAAGTCCCCAGCGTGCACCCCGTACCATGTACGGAGCATTGGACATGCTCTCAGTACCACCACACATGAAAATCTCGCCGTCTTCGGCTTGAATAGCCTGAAATGCATTA of the Chloroflexota bacterium genome contains:
- a CDS encoding long-chain fatty acid--CoA ligase codes for the protein MSLNLTTVLETGAFSRPQHTALISNGYRMSYGQLNEAANRCAAGLAQLGVRPGDKVAIMLPNVPEFIIAYFGALKTGGCVVPLNTLFKAAEIAYQLEDSDAVALIVEETLLPEAQQALKRVEACRHLIVVGKQAPPGWKRFADLLESGQPDFDTVQTRSDDTAVILYTAGAMGYPRGAELTHFNMFYNAALTADRLCKITPQDISLAVLPLFHAFGQTCVMNATLYAGGTLTLLARFDTDKVLQTIQRDRVTLLLGVPTMYWYLQHYPRAERYDWSSLRLCCSGGAALPVDLMRAFGERYGLPIFEGYGLSETSPVASFNPTDKPPRPGSIGQPIYGVQMRIVDENDHEVPPGTVGEIVIRGHNVMKGYYKRPGLTAEAMRGGWFHTGDLGRRDEDGYFHIVGRKKDLIKRGGLNIYPREVEDVLLAHPAIAEVAVVGIPDEVMGEEIKAFVVLEPDEAVDAEEIIEYARGQMAAYKYPRYIEFRTELPKDAAGKVIKRQLKE
- a CDS encoding thiolase family protein; the encoded protein is MKEVVIVGGVRTPIGRHGGGLKDITAQDLAARVIKEVLNRTKLDPALIDDVIFGCCGQLSDAPNLGRVAALMAGIPKEVPGYTVQRNCASGQVAITNAFQAIQAEDGEIFMCGGTESMSNAPYMVRGARWGLKLRHTTFIDSLWEGLTDPICNQIMGRTAENLAEMYHISRQEQDEYAVQSHKKAFMATRTGRFKDEIVPVEVKKKVAGQEVASELITQDECINPGLTVQKAALYPAVFKEGGTVTPANACPISDGAAACLVMTADKAKELGLEPMAYIRGYAYAGVDPAIMGIGPAYAVPKALKKAGLKLTDMELIELNEAFAAQVLSVGKELAQYGWNWDKVNVNGGAIALGHPVGCSGTRIVVTLLYEMQKRGLSLGLATECVGGGQGAAIVLERK
- a CDS encoding 3-hydroxyacyl-CoA dehydrogenase; protein product: MYIFKAAVVGAGFMGAGIAQVITYSGLPVVLKDVDQKMLDKGMEQLRSIYQRRVDSGKMSAGEMQEKVSLVTPTLSYDEFSDVDIVIEAVPEVMSLKKKVWAELDAVCPEHTIFASNTSALSISEMGAATKRPQKMIGMHFFSPAHVMKLVEIIPGLDTSQETIDDVVMFTESLRKIPVVVQECPGFLVNRLLMPYLGEATFALQEGAATAREIDETMVQFGWPMGPFTLMDMLGIDVVYHTARYLGEEYGVEIPPLFQMMFEAGRLGEKAGAGFYGYGDQTDEPVRAMIKKLQDEGKVQKGTEFSWQRLMMPLINEAVQCVTENIAPPDKIDMAMIAGTGMKYGEERMGPLQLADVLGLDVVLSELQRLQEKFGNRFRPARLLKTKVRAGHLGKKVGKGFFEYTT
- a CDS encoding enoyl-CoA hydratase/isomerase family protein, with the protein product MADRQYVKVSVEERIATLTIDHPPANAFNEQTVNDLASAFEEVYNNPEVKAIIITGAGQFAFVAGADINEIKAQIDLARAGHEVKRDLIVKGQQLFNRIEKSTKPVIAAINAVCLGGGMELAMACHMRIASDTARFGQPEVNLGLLPAWGGTARLPRLVGRGKAIELILTGDMIPAQEAARLGLVNKVVPAGQVVKTAQDLAKKIISKSGLATAAILEAINHGMEVSLLEALKMEEEKFVALCATHDGYEGVTAFLEKRQPRFQDR